One Bacteroidota bacterium genomic region harbors:
- the folK gene encoding 2-amino-4-hydroxy-6-hydroxymethyldihydropteridine diphosphokinase — translation MNKAYLLLGSNLGERENYLLDAKAQVKKNIGKIISESSLYNTAAWGKESQNDFLNQVISVETNLPAEKLLEAILSIEKKMGRERNKKWEARIIDIDILFFNDEIIRTKNLTVPHPHLHERRFALVPLAEIAADFIHPVLKKSIKSLLRECKDNLEVKILPIIK, via the coding sequence ATGAACAAGGCATACCTTCTGCTGGGAAGCAATCTTGGAGAAAGAGAAAATTATTTGCTTGATGCGAAAGCGCAGGTTAAAAAAAATATTGGCAAGATAATTTCTGAATCTTCCTTATATAATACAGCCGCATGGGGAAAAGAAAGTCAAAATGATTTTCTGAACCAGGTAATTTCTGTCGAAACAAATTTACCGGCTGAAAAACTTTTGGAAGCAATTCTTTCCATTGAAAAAAAAATGGGAAGGGAGCGGAATAAAAAATGGGAGGCGCGGATTATTGATATTGATATTTTGTTTTTCAATGATGAAATCATTCGAACAAAAAACCTCACCGTTCCACATCCGCATTTGCACGAAAGAAGATTTGCGCTTGTTCCGCTGGCGGAAATTGCCGCAGATTTTATTCATCCTGTTTTAAAAAAATCTATCAAATCTCTTTTGCGAGAATG